From Solanum lycopersicum chromosome 8, SLM_r2.1, the proteins below share one genomic window:
- the LOC101246452 gene encoding uncharacterized GPI-anchored protein At1g61900-like isoform X3, protein MAYAKTATRLKGSFIHQLVVIAICLTSYQNVVALHVPHKTTQTSSTSELATPPRSGIFEPIEIPPAVIPHYPFPGKSLPPMYPSFPKTYDPVLTGRCPVNFSVISSITEKTASDCTRSLSTIVGNVICCPQFNSLLHIFQGFYSNRSDTLVLQSAVADDCFRDIISILTSKGANSSIAGLCSVKSSNLTGGSCPVKDIGTFEKIVNTSKLLESCSTVDSLKECCRPVCQPAISEAALLISGIKTALGGKNIVGVPNEIDTLSDCKGVVYSWIARKLQFDDANSAFRLLSSCKVNKVCPLEFKQPLEVVNACRNLAAPSPSCCSSLNAYISGIQKQMLITNRQAIICAAAFGFMLQKAGVMTNVYELCDVDLKDFSLQAYGQEEGCLLRSYPADLVYDNSTGFSFTCDLNDNIAAPWPSSSAATSLTLCAPEMSLPALPTSEILGNYSCPRGGADLLVPILLFFVSILF, encoded by the exons ATGGCTTATGCAAAGACCGCCACTCGTCTCAAAG GTTCATTTATCCATCAACTGGTAGTAATTGCTATCTGTTTGACTAGCTATCAGAATGTAGTGGCTCTACATGTGCCACATAAGACAACTCAAACTTCTTCCACGTCTGAACTAGCTACCCCTCCCAGAAGTGGAATCTTTGAACCAATTGAGATACCACCTGCTGTCATCCCTCATTATCCTTTCCCCGGGAAATCATTGCCGCCAATGTACCCTTCCTTTCCGAAGACATATGACCCTGTCTTGACTGGAAGATGCCCTGTAAATTTTTCTGTCATTTCAAGCATCACAGAAAAAACAGCATCTGATTGTACTCGATCTTTGTCAACGATAGTTGGAAATGTAATATGCTGTCCACAGTTCAATAGCTTACTCCACATATTCCAGGGATTTTACAGCAACCGTTCTGATACTTTAGTTTTACAAAGTGCAGTAGCTGATGATTGTTTTAGAGATATCATCAGTATATTAACTAGTAAAGGAGCAAACAGCTCCATTGCTGGTCTGTGCTCTGTGAAGTCGTCAAATCTAACTGGTGGGTCTTGCCCTGTGAAGGACATTGGTACTTTCGAAAAAATTGTGAATACAAGCAAGTTGTTGGAGTCTTGTAGCACAGTCGATTCTCTTAAAGAATGTTGTAGGCCTGTTTGCCAGCCTGCAATTTCGGAGGCTGCTCTTCTGATTTCAGGGATCAAGACGGCTCTTGGTGGTAAGAACATAGTTGGAGTACCAAATGAAATTGATACACTTAGCGACTGTAAAGGAGTGGTCTACTCATGGATTGCAAGAAAACTACAATTTGATGATGCCAATTCTGCATTCCGGTTATTGTCTTCCTGCAAAGTTAATAAAG TGTGTCCCCTGGAATTCAAGCAGCCATTAGAAGTGGTCAATGCGTGCAGAAATTTAGCCGCTCCAAGCCCTTCGTGTTGTAGCTCATTAAATGCCTATATTTCTGGGATACAGAAGCAGATGTTGATTACAAATCGACAAGCAATTATATGTGCTGCGGCATTTGGTTTTATGTTACAGAAGGCCGGGGTCATGACGAATGTTTACGAGCTTTGTGATGTTGACCTGAAAGACTTCAGTCTCCAGG CATACGGGCAAGAAG AAGGGTGCTTGCTTCGAAGTTATCCAGCAGATCTGGTGTATGACAACTCAACAGGTTTCAGCTTTACTTGCGACTTAAATGACAATATTGCTGCTCCATGGCCTTCATCATCGGCAGCCACATCCTTGACTCTTTGTGCTCCTG AGATGTCTTTGCCAGCTCTACCAACATCAGAAATATTGGGAAATTATA GCTGTCCCCGTGGTGGAGCGGATCTCCTTGTGCccattcttttgttttttgtcTCTATATTGTTTTGA
- the LOC101246452 gene encoding uncharacterized GPI-anchored protein At1g61900-like isoform X1: MQRPPLVSKMRHDILNSCLCLCMRIISSPLLLYTLNEDLHLIAGSFIHQLVVIAICLTSYQNVVALHVPHKTTQTSSTSELATPPRSGIFEPIEIPPAVIPHYPFPGKSLPPMYPSFPKTYDPVLTGRCPVNFSVISSITEKTASDCTRSLSTIVGNVICCPQFNSLLHIFQGFYSNRSDTLVLQSAVADDCFRDIISILTSKGANSSIAGLCSVKSSNLTGGSCPVKDIGTFEKIVNTSKLLESCSTVDSLKECCRPVCQPAISEAALLISGIKTALGGKNIVGVPNEIDTLSDCKGVVYSWIARKLQFDDANSAFRLLSSCKVNKVCPLEFKQPLEVVNACRNLAAPSPSCCSSLNAYISGIQKQMLITNRQAIICAAAFGFMLQKAGVMTNVYELCDVDLKDFSLQAYGQEEGCLLRSYPADLVYDNSTGFSFTCDLNDNIAAPWPSSSAATSLTLCAPEMSLPALPTSEILGNYSCPRGGADLLVPILLFFVSILF; encoded by the exons ATGCAAAGACCGCCACTCGTCTCAAAG ATGCGACATGATATTCTCAACTCCTGCTTATGCCTGTGCATGCGTATCATATCCAGCCCTTTGCTACTCTATACACTGAATGAGGACTTGCATCTGATTGCAGGTTCATTTATCCATCAACTGGTAGTAATTGCTATCTGTTTGACTAGCTATCAGAATGTAGTGGCTCTACATGTGCCACATAAGACAACTCAAACTTCTTCCACGTCTGAACTAGCTACCCCTCCCAGAAGTGGAATCTTTGAACCAATTGAGATACCACCTGCTGTCATCCCTCATTATCCTTTCCCCGGGAAATCATTGCCGCCAATGTACCCTTCCTTTCCGAAGACATATGACCCTGTCTTGACTGGAAGATGCCCTGTAAATTTTTCTGTCATTTCAAGCATCACAGAAAAAACAGCATCTGATTGTACTCGATCTTTGTCAACGATAGTTGGAAATGTAATATGCTGTCCACAGTTCAATAGCTTACTCCACATATTCCAGGGATTTTACAGCAACCGTTCTGATACTTTAGTTTTACAAAGTGCAGTAGCTGATGATTGTTTTAGAGATATCATCAGTATATTAACTAGTAAAGGAGCAAACAGCTCCATTGCTGGTCTGTGCTCTGTGAAGTCGTCAAATCTAACTGGTGGGTCTTGCCCTGTGAAGGACATTGGTACTTTCGAAAAAATTGTGAATACAAGCAAGTTGTTGGAGTCTTGTAGCACAGTCGATTCTCTTAAAGAATGTTGTAGGCCTGTTTGCCAGCCTGCAATTTCGGAGGCTGCTCTTCTGATTTCAGGGATCAAGACGGCTCTTGGTGGTAAGAACATAGTTGGAGTACCAAATGAAATTGATACACTTAGCGACTGTAAAGGAGTGGTCTACTCATGGATTGCAAGAAAACTACAATTTGATGATGCCAATTCTGCATTCCGGTTATTGTCTTCCTGCAAAGTTAATAAAG TGTGTCCCCTGGAATTCAAGCAGCCATTAGAAGTGGTCAATGCGTGCAGAAATTTAGCCGCTCCAAGCCCTTCGTGTTGTAGCTCATTAAATGCCTATATTTCTGGGATACAGAAGCAGATGTTGATTACAAATCGACAAGCAATTATATGTGCTGCGGCATTTGGTTTTATGTTACAGAAGGCCGGGGTCATGACGAATGTTTACGAGCTTTGTGATGTTGACCTGAAAGACTTCAGTCTCCAGG CATACGGGCAAGAAG AAGGGTGCTTGCTTCGAAGTTATCCAGCAGATCTGGTGTATGACAACTCAACAGGTTTCAGCTTTACTTGCGACTTAAATGACAATATTGCTGCTCCATGGCCTTCATCATCGGCAGCCACATCCTTGACTCTTTGTGCTCCTG AGATGTCTTTGCCAGCTCTACCAACATCAGAAATATTGGGAAATTATA GCTGTCCCCGTGGTGGAGCGGATCTCCTTGTGCccattcttttgttttttgtcTCTATATTGTTTTGA
- the LOC101246452 gene encoding uncharacterized GPI-anchored protein At1g61900-like isoform X2, with amino-acid sequence MQRPPLVSKMRHDILNSCLCLCMRIISSPLLLYTLNEDLHLIAGSFIHQLVVIAICLTSYQNVVALHVPHKTTQTSSTSELATPPRSGIFEPIEIPPAVIPHYPFPGKSLPPMYPSFPKTYDPVLTGRCPVNFSVISSITEKTASDCTRSLSTIVGNVICCPQFNSLLHIFQGFYSNRSDTLVLQSAVADDCFRDIISILTSKGANSSIAGLCSVKSSNLTGGSCPVKDIGTFEKIVNTSKLLESCSTVDSLKECCRPVCQPAISEAALLISGIKTALGGKNIVGVPNEIDTLSDCKGVVYSWIARKLQFDDANSAFRLLSSCKVNKVCPLEFKQPLEVVNACRNLAAPSPSCCSSLNAYISGIQKQMLITNRQAIICAAAFGFMLQKAGVMTNVYELCDVDLKDFSLQAYGQEGCLLRSYPADLVYDNSTGFSFTCDLNDNIAAPWPSSSAATSLTLCAPEMSLPALPTSEILGNYSCPRGGADLLVPILLFFVSILF; translated from the exons ATGCAAAGACCGCCACTCGTCTCAAAG ATGCGACATGATATTCTCAACTCCTGCTTATGCCTGTGCATGCGTATCATATCCAGCCCTTTGCTACTCTATACACTGAATGAGGACTTGCATCTGATTGCAGGTTCATTTATCCATCAACTGGTAGTAATTGCTATCTGTTTGACTAGCTATCAGAATGTAGTGGCTCTACATGTGCCACATAAGACAACTCAAACTTCTTCCACGTCTGAACTAGCTACCCCTCCCAGAAGTGGAATCTTTGAACCAATTGAGATACCACCTGCTGTCATCCCTCATTATCCTTTCCCCGGGAAATCATTGCCGCCAATGTACCCTTCCTTTCCGAAGACATATGACCCTGTCTTGACTGGAAGATGCCCTGTAAATTTTTCTGTCATTTCAAGCATCACAGAAAAAACAGCATCTGATTGTACTCGATCTTTGTCAACGATAGTTGGAAATGTAATATGCTGTCCACAGTTCAATAGCTTACTCCACATATTCCAGGGATTTTACAGCAACCGTTCTGATACTTTAGTTTTACAAAGTGCAGTAGCTGATGATTGTTTTAGAGATATCATCAGTATATTAACTAGTAAAGGAGCAAACAGCTCCATTGCTGGTCTGTGCTCTGTGAAGTCGTCAAATCTAACTGGTGGGTCTTGCCCTGTGAAGGACATTGGTACTTTCGAAAAAATTGTGAATACAAGCAAGTTGTTGGAGTCTTGTAGCACAGTCGATTCTCTTAAAGAATGTTGTAGGCCTGTTTGCCAGCCTGCAATTTCGGAGGCTGCTCTTCTGATTTCAGGGATCAAGACGGCTCTTGGTGGTAAGAACATAGTTGGAGTACCAAATGAAATTGATACACTTAGCGACTGTAAAGGAGTGGTCTACTCATGGATTGCAAGAAAACTACAATTTGATGATGCCAATTCTGCATTCCGGTTATTGTCTTCCTGCAAAGTTAATAAAG TGTGTCCCCTGGAATTCAAGCAGCCATTAGAAGTGGTCAATGCGTGCAGAAATTTAGCCGCTCCAAGCCCTTCGTGTTGTAGCTCATTAAATGCCTATATTTCTGGGATACAGAAGCAGATGTTGATTACAAATCGACAAGCAATTATATGTGCTGCGGCATTTGGTTTTATGTTACAGAAGGCCGGGGTCATGACGAATGTTTACGAGCTTTGTGATGTTGACCTGAAAGACTTCAGTCTCCAGG CATACGGGCAAGAAG GGTGCTTGCTTCGAAGTTATCCAGCAGATCTGGTGTATGACAACTCAACAGGTTTCAGCTTTACTTGCGACTTAAATGACAATATTGCTGCTCCATGGCCTTCATCATCGGCAGCCACATCCTTGACTCTTTGTGCTCCTG AGATGTCTTTGCCAGCTCTACCAACATCAGAAATATTGGGAAATTATA GCTGTCCCCGTGGTGGAGCGGATCTCCTTGTGCccattcttttgttttttgtcTCTATATTGTTTTGA